AACGCTTGATCACCTGCATATACTACCAACCCTTTATGGGCGTTGCTAAAAGCAAAAAACTTTGTAATCTGGCTCGCAAAATCTGGATTATAGGTACGCGCTGCTTTTATTTCTATTGCAAAAAGATTTTGTCCATTTTCAACTAAAAGGTCCACTTCATTACCTGTTCTATCACGCCAAAAATAAAGAGGAGGAACTGTTCCAGTGTGTGCAATTCGTTTGTAAATTTCGGAAATGATAAATGTTTCAAAGATATTCCCATACAGTGGATGCCCTATTAATTCCTTTGGTGAGCGTATGGAGAGCAAAAAGCATAATAAGCCTGTATCTACAAAATATAGCTTTGGTGTTTTGATAAGGCGCTTATTGAAATTTTTATGGTATGGCTGTAGTAAAAATATAATTCCACTTGTTTCTAACAATGACATCCATTTTTTTACTGTTGGTTGTGATATCCCTACCATATTTGCGATGGCTGCATAGTTGGTAAGCTGACCTGAATGCGATGCGATTGTTTTTATAAATATCTCAAAAAGGCGAAGATTTTCAATCTGTACGAGGCTTCGGATATCGCGCTCAATATAGGTAATGACATAATTTTCCAGCCATTTTACCGGATCTAGCTTTTTATCGTGAATTCGCGGATACATTCCTGTAAAGATAAGCTCATTCACATTGATGGTTTTGTAGTACAAATGATTATCTTTTTTTACAGTAATTATGCTTTTGATATCATAATCCAATATGCCCGAAATAAGTTCATTTGTGGTAAATGGATACAGCGTAAAAACTGCAATGCGTCCTGCCAGCGACTGTGTGATTTTTTCAAGCAGTAAAAATTGATGGGATCCCGTCAGCACATATTGTCCACCTCTGTCATTTGTATCAACTATTTCCTGTAAATACGAAAAAAGCTCAGGAACCCGTTGTGCTTCATCAATAATAAGTGGTGAGGGGTTATCGTGCAAAAAGCCGCGAGGATCCTGCTGTGCCTGCAATCTCATATCTAAATTCTCAAGCGAAACATACGCATGCTTTTTAAAGAATGCTTTTGCTATTGTTGTTTTCCCACTTTGCCGCGGACCTACAATAGCAATAACAGGATATTGTGATACATATTTTTTTAGGGGTATCTCTAAGTTTCGCCGTATCATGGCGGCTAATATAAACTTAAACTTTATATTTGTCAAGGAATATACTCAAGCGCCTGCTCAACCTCTTCCTTTACTATTCCTTCAACGCTGCCCCTCCATTTATCAAGAAAAGCTTTAGCCTTTTTTCCACCTAATTTTCCTAATGCCCACGCAATCATGCCTTGCACCCTCTGGTCAGTATTTTCTTCAAACGCTTTCATAAGCTCAGGGATATATTCCTGGTTTAGGCTATTACCAATAGCACGAGCAACATTCATCTTCCAGCGCCACAGATCAGTCACTGGCATGTAGAACATGTGCGGTTGAATATGCTGGGTATAATATGCTTCATCCATATGTAATAGCGTAATCAAATCAAAGTATTGTTGCTTTGCCACAACGCGCGGGTTTACCGGCAACGCCTGTGCCATCCATGCTCTGTTACGCGGGCACACCTCCTGACAGCGGTCGCAGCCATACACATATAATCCCATAGGTTCACGGAGCTCACGTGGCGTAATACCCTGCCCAAAATACGTAAGGTACGAAATACACTGTTTTGAATCAATAATGCAGTTGCCTTTCAATGCTTTTGTGGGGCAGGCTGCGATACACGCATTGCGACACCATGATGGGCACCCAACACCAATGGTTGGTTCACTTGCTTCAAATTCTTTATCCACCACAATGGTGATAGGGCTTATCCATGAGCTTTTACACGCTGTATTGTTTGCATAGAGCAAACAATTTTTGCCAAAATTGCCAATACCTGCACGAGCTGCTGCAGCTTTTTGCGGAATAGAAAAGGTTACTTTTGCCTGCACACCATGCTCACGTAAAAAAGTTACAAACTGCCGTATACGCACAGTAAGCCCATCTTTTGTGACACGGTCATCATCCATGTAACAGCGACCAAAATACGGCTCCATAGTTTTTGGGAATGCATAGCGATAGTAATTATCAAGTAACACAATTATAGAGCATCCCTGCGGCAGGATATTTGCCGGGCTACACCCTTCATGCAGGTTTAGCCCAAACACAGAAGCCCAAGCAAAATTTTCAGGAATCTTTTCTAAAAAATTTCTGTGCTCTTCAAAAGGCTCTGCAGTAGTAAATCCTATATCATCAAATCGAAGCATCTGTGCCGTATCGATAATTTCCTGTTTTGTTAGCATCACTTTCTCCGTTTTAAGGTATTACTGTTTCTATAAAGTTTTATTAATTCTTTTATCCCTTGTATTGCACAGTGTAAATCCTCAGGATCCTTTGTCACTTTGGAAAGGAGTATCCCCCCTTCAAGGGCAGCAACAATATGATGCGACAGCTCCCTAACCGGTGTTTGTGTAGACAACTTCCCTTGTCCAACAGCTGCTTTAAGTTGCGTTGCTACCCAGTCAATCCATTGGGAAAAAACATCATTGATAAACTTCCGATAGCTCATATCTTTGTCAGCCATTTCAAGTGCAGTGTTGCCAAATATGCACCCACCTTTAAACTTGCGCTTTGTATGGTAATCGCTCACTGCTTTAAGCATCGCATCTATTTTATCAAGGGGATCACTAACTTTATTTATATATACCGAAAGATATTCCTGATACTGACGGTGAGCTTCTTTAAGTGATTCTAATATAAGCTTTTGTTTATTTTTGAAGTGGAAATACAGATTTCCTTTTTTCACACCGGTAAGCGCAATAATATCGCTCATGCTCGTTTGACAAAATCCATGCAGGTGAACATGCTCAATAATACGGTTAATTATAATTTTTTTTGTTAGCATTCCTTTGGATTTCATATTCATCACTTTACTGACCAGTTGGTACATTATTATACAACAACAATAAATGTCAATTAATTAATTATCACCATCATTTATCTGTGCTTTTAAAATAGTATTTGTAAGCTATGTCGTTATTTATATGACCTGGAAGATACCGCGATTGTAATAGCCTTAAATCAAATCTAATATGGCTCATGAAACTGCCATAAAAAAAATTACCTGCCGCAATTAACAAACACGTTTACTATATTAAAAATCCCTCACTGGTTCAAGCGGTACCTGTGGATAAATTTGTCCGTGCACTGGCGGCATTGAATTATACACCCAGTTGACATCGCACATACCAAGTTTTATACCTGCATACCTATGATAGCCTTTGAAAATGCCACGAGTAAGTATATTTTCCATCTTTACTGTGAGTGCATAAAAGGCAACTGGTGTACCTTCTTTTATCTGCAATAATTCCTTACCATACGCCTGTGGCGAGAAAACTATCGTACCTGGATCACTTGCTTTTGCTTGTAACACAGGCACAAGTTTTGGAAAACCATCACCGTCAATCCATGCTGCAAACTTAAGTGCATCCATTCTGTTAAATAGCTCAAAACCAACTGTGCCAAGTGGCTTTTCTGCTTTTTTTTGTTTTGCAGCCCACTTTGCAAAAAGTGTTGCAACATACGCTTTGGCGATAGCTCCAAAAGGTAGCCGTTCTTTTTCATTTGCTTCAATCAAATCAAAGTAGTGCACGGTGTTTATACCAAAATACGTATTGTACCTGAACATGGGAAATTCATTCAACATCTCGTATTCTGGGCCTTCCTGTGCACTGTGAGTGTACCGTGCTTTTCCGCGCCACATATCCATTTTCATAGTGAGTATTAAAAATCCGATATTATTATTTTTCTTAAAATACTCCTTGCTTACCCCTTTTGAAAATTCACCCAATGCCATGTGCGTACCATCAAGTGCAAGAAGTGATGTGAGCAACGTAACATGTGGTAACCCTTCATTATTAATTGTTGCAACAAGGGCTATTTTTTCATTTGGTTTTAGTGCTGCAATTTCTTCACTGGTGAATGATTTTCGTGTTTTCATTGTATTGCTCCCTACATATAATTACATTATACTTATATCCATTTGTTAAAGGAACTTGCCATTTAGGTATCGTTTTTATGCACTTTCTTTTGTCCAAGCGGCCACAAAAGTAAGTGCCAAATAAAAACGCCTTCTTCCAACCTTATACATGATATACTACCTCTTTGCCAGCGTGCTGGGGACGCCATCCTGGCTATATCCTGACACGCAACATAGTACGCTTGGGCCTCCTGTCTACTCTGCCTTTTGAAGGGTATCATATATTTAACATCCAAACGTTGTCTTTGGCTTTGCCACCGTAGTTTCCTCATCCTCTAATCGCGTTGAGCCGCTTAGTTTTACTATGGCTGAATTGTTGCAGTGCTGTCGTGCAATCTCCCCATAGTGTTCAAGCTCTTCTTTTGTTAAAAGCGGTGTGTTAGCAAATTCCCACTGTAAGCCTAACCGTGTATACTTATCCCTGCAAAGATTATTAAACGCACATAGATCCCAGCGTGTAATGGCTTTTGCATTAATTGCAAGCAACTGGTTTATGTAATGAGCTATCGCCACAATATTTTCATCCCGTGCAGTTTTACCAGGAATTAATGGTGTACGTATCCATACTTCGCGTGGGAAAAGGTGCTCCTTCATAAATGAAAGGATATACTGTATATTATTCAACACTCTGAAATTGGATTTGCCGGTAAACTGTTGGTGTTTCACAGGGTCCATCTCTTTTAGATCATACAGCACAAGGTCAGCATAGGGAAGCAGCATATCAAGCGTATGCTGATTGCATATACCACAGGTGTCAATTGCAGTGTGAATGCCATGATGTTTCAATTCCACCAGCACCTTTTTCACAAAAGGTGCCTGAAACGTAGATTCCCCGCCAGAAATTGTAACTCCGCCCCCTGATGTGGAAAAATATGCGCTGTCTTTTAAAAGCTCCTGCACTAATTTATCAGCATCCCACCGCCTGCCCAAAAGCTCCATTGCAGTTGATGGGCACACTTCAGTGCATCTGCCACAGCCTTTGCATCGAGCTCTATCAATATGAATGCCATCATCAAAGACAAGCGCACCGTTGGGGCATGTTTCCACACACACTTTACATCCAATGCAGCGCGCACCAATCCACTGCACTTGAGGTTTGGGATTTATGCTTTCCGGGTTATGGCACCACACACATTTAAGCGGGCATCCTTTCATGAACACAGTGGTGCGAATCCCCGGGCCATCCTCAGTGGACATTCGCTGTATTTCAAGTACTATGCCTGTAGTATCAATTGTCATTGCTATCTCCTAAAATTTGCTGTGCGAAACACGCGCAATAACCTCATCCTGCAACTCTTTGCCTATAGAAACAAAGTATGCGTTGTATCCGGTGACGCGTACAAGCAGGTGGCGATAATCCTGTGGATGCTTTTGCGCATCCTTAAGCATCTCAGGATCCAATATATTAATCTGCAACGCAGTGCCACCATTTATTGCATACCCGCGCAAGTAAGCCTTAAACTTTTCTCTGTGCTCAGGGTCTTTTAGCAGTGAAGGGTTAAACGTAATGGTGTGGCTTGCACCGTTGGGAAGCAGATTTACGTATCCAGCAAAATCACCAGGGTTACTCTTGCCACCAAGCACCTTTCCCACAGAGTTAGCATTGGCTGTGGGTCCATTGATATCAGCACCATTGACAGGACATATTGCATTTGATAAAAATTGTCCTTTTTTGCGCCCATCAGGTGTTGCGGGCAATATATAGCCATCTCCAACCCAGTAATTCCATGAG
Above is a genomic segment from Spirochaetota bacterium containing:
- a CDS encoding HEAT repeat domain-containing protein, with amino-acid sequence MLTKQEIIDTAQMLRFDDIGFTTAEPFEEHRNFLEKIPENFAWASVFGLNLHEGCSPANILPQGCSIIVLLDNYYRYAFPKTMEPYFGRCYMDDDRVTKDGLTVRIRQFVTFLREHGVQAKVTFSIPQKAAAARAGIGNFGKNCLLYANNTACKSSWISPITIVVDKEFEASEPTIGVGCPSWCRNACIAACPTKALKGNCIIDSKQCISYLTYFGQGITPRELREPMGLYVYGCDRCQEVCPRNRAWMAQALPVNPRVVAKQQYFDLITLLHMDEAYYTQHIQPHMFYMPVTDLWRWKMNVARAIGNSLNQEYIPELMKAFEENTDQRVQGMIAWALGKLGGKKAKAFLDKWRGSVEGIVKEEVEQALEYIP
- a CDS encoding ATP-binding protein translates to MTNIKFKFILAAMIRRNLEIPLKKYVSQYPVIAIVGPRQSGKTTIAKAFFKKHAYVSLENLDMRLQAQQDPRGFLHDNPSPLIIDEAQRVPELFSYLQEIVDTNDRGGQYVLTGSHQFLLLEKITQSLAGRIAVFTLYPFTTNELISGILDYDIKSIITVKKDNHLYYKTINVNELIFTGMYPRIHDKKLDPVKWLENYVITYIERDIRSLVQIENLRLFEIFIKTIASHSGQLTNYAAIANMVGISQPTVKKWMSLLETSGIIFLLQPYHKNFNKRLIKTPKLYFVDTGLLCFLLSIRSPKELIGHPLYGNIFETFIISEIYKRIAHTGTVPPLYFWRDRTGNEVDLLVENGQNLFAIEIKAARTYNPDFASQITKFFAFSNAHKGLVVYAGDQAFGMHSKIPTIPWWML
- a CDS encoding glycyl-radical enzyme activating protein produces the protein MTIDTTGIVLEIQRMSTEDGPGIRTTVFMKGCPLKCVWCHNPESINPKPQVQWIGARCIGCKVCVETCPNGALVFDDGIHIDRARCKGCGRCTEVCPSTAMELLGRRWDADKLVQELLKDSAYFSTSGGGVTISGGESTFQAPFVKKVLVELKHHGIHTAIDTCGICNQHTLDMLLPYADLVLYDLKEMDPVKHQQFTGKSNFRVLNNIQYILSFMKEHLFPREVWIRTPLIPGKTARDENIVAIAHYINQLLAINAKAITRWDLCAFNNLCRDKYTRLGLQWEFANTPLLTKEELEHYGEIARQHCNNSAIVKLSGSTRLEDEETTVAKPKTTFGC
- a CDS encoding TetR/AcrR family transcriptional regulator, with protein sequence MKSKGMLTKKIIINRIIEHVHLHGFCQTSMSDIIALTGVKKGNLYFHFKNKQKLILESLKEAHRQYQEYLSVYINKVSDPLDKIDAMLKAVSDYHTKRKFKGGCIFGNTALEMADKDMSYRKFINDVFSQWIDWVATQLKAAVGQGKLSTQTPVRELSHHIVAALEGGILLSKVTKDPEDLHCAIQGIKELIKLYRNSNTLKRRK